The window GGTTGGTCACCTCGCCCCGCACCCAGACAAAGGGGAAACGTCCCTCAAGGGTTTTGCGCAGCTGTTCCGTGAGTTCACGGACAGACAGTATGGCTTCCTGCATGGTGCTCCGTGTCAGGTTATCTATCTGAAAAAAAGCTTTTTTGTCGTAAAAGGGGCACTGACAGTGCCCCTTTTACATTACCTCAACCTATAACAAACCCTCAGACCGAGGCGTGAATTAGTTAGGAACAGCCCTAGCCCTGCTGCTGCGCCCACCCCTCGCGAACCTTGGCGGCCCAGGCGGAAAAGGCTTCAGCCATGGCATCGGCGGGCAGTTCGCCCTTTTCACCGCTGCGGCGATCCTTGCATTCCACAATGCCCTTGGCAAGGCCCTTGCCGCCCACCACGAGCTGCATGGGAATACCCAACAAGTCCGCATCCTTGAACTTGACGCCGGGGCGTTCGTCGCGGTCGTCCATGAGCACGTCCACGCCCATATCCTTGAGCATGGCGTAGATCTGCTCGACCTTGGCGTTGACCTCGTCGTTGCGCGGGTCAAGGTTCAGCAGGATGCAGTCGTAAGGAGCCAGCGGCGGCGGGAACACAATGCCGTGCTCGTCGTTGTTCTGCTCGATGGCGGCGGCGGCCACACGGGAAACGCCGATGCCGTAGCAGCCCATGATCATGATCTGTTCCTTGCCGTTTTCGTCAAGAAAGGCGGCATGCATGGCATCGCTGTATTTGCGGCCAAGCATGAACACGTGACCCACTTCGATGCCGCGCGTAAGCTCAATGCGGCCACCGCAGCGGGGGCATGTGTCTTCAGGCGTGATGGCGCGCAGGTCGGCCCAGGCGGTCACCGTGGCGTCGCGCTTGAGGTCAACGTGCACAAGGTGGGCATCGCCAGCGTTGGCGCCCACCACGTAATCTGTGGCGCCTTGCAGTTCTGCATCGGCGTAGACCGGGATTTCCAGCCCCACAGGCCCGGCAAAACCCACAGGGGCCTTGGTGATCTGCTGCACGGTGGCGGCGTCGGCCATGAGCACATCCTGCGCGCTGAGCAGATTCTTGAGCTTGATGTCGTTCACTTCGCGGTCGCCGCGCACCAGCACGGCCACGGGCTTGCCGTCCACCTTGAAGAGCATGGTCTTGACCACGGAGGTTGCGGGCACGCCCAGCAGGGCCGCCACTTCTTCCACCGTGTGGGCGTTGGGGGTGGCTACCTTCTCCGCCGGAGCGCAGGTCTCCGTGCAGGGTTTGCCGTTCCAGACTACCTCGGCGCGCTCCACGTTGGCCGCGTAGTCGCAGTGATGGCAAAAGGCGATGGTGTCTTCGCCCGTTTCGGCCAGCACCATGAATTCGTGCGAGAAGTTGCCGCCGATGGAGCCGGAGTCGGCCTCCACAGGGCGGAACTTGAGCCCAAGGCGCTGAAAAATACGCTTGTAGGCCGCGTGGCAGGCCCAGTAGTTCTGCTGCGCGCCTTCTTCCGTGGCGTCAAAGGAATAGCCGTCCTTCATGATAAATTCGCGCCCGCGCATGAGGCCGAAACGGGGGCGGATTTCATCGCGGAACTTGGTCTGAATCTGGTACAGACGCACGGGAAGCTGACGGTAAGAGCGCACTTCGCCGCGCACGAGGTCGGTGATGACTTCTTCATGCGTGGGGCCAAGGCAGTATTCGCGCTCGTTGCGATCCTTGAAGCGCAGCAGTTCCTTGCCGTAATGCTCCCAGCGGCCCGATTCTTTCCACAGGTCGGCGGGCTGCACCATGGGCATGAGCAGTTCTTCAAAGTAGGCGACGGCCATTTCTTCGCGCACGACGCGGCTTATTTTTTCAATCACCTTCAGGCCCAGCGGCAGATAGGTGTACATGCCCGAGGTAAGCCTGCGCACCATACCGGCGCGCAGCAAAAGCTTGTGGCTGATTACCTCGGCATCCGCCGGAGATTCCTTGAGGGTGGGAATATAGCAGTTGCTGAAACGCATTACTGTGATTCCTTTTCGTTGAGCAGTTGTTGCAGTTCTTCCATAAAAGCCGCCAGCAGGGCCTCCTGCCCTTTGACCGAGCGGATGACCTCGCCCTTGCGAAATATGATGCCCTTGTCGCGCCCGCCCGCAACGCCCAGATCGGCCTCGCGGGCCTCGCCCGGCCCGTTGACCACGCAGCCCATGACCGCCACCTTGATGTCGGCCTTGGAGGTGGCTAAGCGGTCTTCCACCGCGCGTGCCAGCGAAAACAGGTCAATCTCCGTGCGCCCGCAGGTGGGGCACGAGATGATTTCCGGCCCGCGCGAGCGCAGGCCAAGGGCGCGCAATATTTCCCACGCCACGGTTACTTCTTCCACCGGGTCGGCGGTGAGGGAAACGCGCAGGGTGTCGCCAATGCCCTCGTGCAGCAGAATACCAAGCCCCACGGCAGATTTTACCGTGCCGCGCATGAGGCCCCCGGCCTCGGTAACGCCGATGTGCAGGGGGTAGTCGCAAGCTTCGGCAAGCTTGCGGTAGGAGGCAATGGTATCAAGCACAGAGGAGGACTTGAGCGAAATTTTGGTATCGTAAAAACCGCGCGCCTCAAGCATGCGCACATGGGTGAGAGCGCTTTCCACCAGCGCCTCGGGGCAGGGGCCGCCGTACTGCTGGAGCAGGCGCTTTTCCACCGAGCCGGAGTTTACCCCAACGCGAATGACCGCCCCGTGGGCCTTGGCGGCATCCACCACGCGGTCCACGTGCTCCTTGGGGCCGATATTGCCGGGGTTGATGCGCAGGCCTTCAAGCCCGGCCTCCAGCGAGGCCACGGCAAGGCGGTAATCAAAATGTATGTCCGCTATGAGCGGCAGGCGCGTACCCGCGCGGATGGCGGGCAGGGCCGCAACGGCAGCCTCGTCCGGCACAGCCACGCGCACGGCCTCGCAGCCGCGCGCCTCAAGCCGCGCAATCTGCGCAAGCGTTGCCTCGGCATCGCGTGTGTCGGTATTGGTCATGCTCTGCACCATAACAGGCGCACCGCCGCCAATGGAAAGCCCGCCCAGACGGATGGCGCGGGTTGTGTGCTTTTGCATGCTTCCCTCACAAAAACGAGTGGAGCCACGGGCTAAAGCCACGGCACTCCGTAAACGAGTCTTCTATGCTATTTCCCCCTGCAAGCCAAGTGCGCGCAGCACGAGCCGCGCTGTGGGTTTTGCGGCAAGCCTTGCCGCATGTATCGAGTTTCTGTGCCGCACAAACCCCATTTGGACAGCCTGAGAGTAAGCGACCATTGGGCAAATGGATATCTGGAACGTGTCTTGCAAAGTTTTAAAAAAAGGCCTCAGGCTGACGTTTTTTCCGTCAGCACTCAAGTTGACGGCCATTGTGACGATAAGACTATGGTAAGAGCAGTTCCGCTGGGCTGTGGGCAATAGCCCCTGGCAAGCGAGGAATTATCCCGCCTGGGATCTATCGGGATCACGGCGCGAGGAGCTGCATCAGAGCAATTTCACTCGGGGTTTGTATGCATATAATGCCGCGTCTTCTTATGCTTTGCGCACTTTTGCTGCCGCTCTTTTCCGGCTGTAGCAAAAGCGGGCCTTCCGCGCTTTCGCCCGGCTATACGGACGCCGTGGAGCTGAAGCTCAAAAGCCGCGAACTGGCCGAGCAGATGCTTGCCACCATGCCCAACGATGCCATTCAGGGCTTTGTGGCCATGCCCACGGCCTTTGTGAACCAGAACAATACCTCGCAAAGCTCGCCCATGGGCAGGCTGATGGCTGAATCGCTGTTTTATGAATTCAACCAGCGGGGCTTTCCCACGCGCGAATACAGGCTGAACGGGGCCATCAACGTTCAGGGCGGGCGTGATGACCTTGCACTTGCCGCCAACCAGATGGTGTCAACCACCGGGCAAAAATGGGCCGCGCTTGTTGTGGGCACCTATTATGTGGATAAGGACGCAACCTTTATCAACGCCCGGCTGGTGCGCGCCAGCGATGGCCTTGTGATGCGCACGGGCCAGCTTGTACTGGTGAATACCCCCATTGTGACACGCATGGCCGAGGCCGATGCGCCCCCGCCAGTAAAGGCCACGGCCAGCAGTTCAAGCGCCCCAGCCAAACCTGCCCCAACTTCGCTCTATACGCCTGCCAGCAGCATCAGCAGCGGCACGCTTGTAATCAAACAAGGCCGGTAATGCCGGAATTGCCATGAAAAAAACGTTGAACAACATCTGCGCACTTTGCCTTATGGCCGCATGCGGCCTACCCCTTGCGGCACTGCCAGCCAGCGCGCTGGCCGACAGCATGTCGTCATACAGCGGGCAGGGCAATGACGCCCAGGCAAAGCGCGAGGCAAATGAACGGGCCAATTATCTTTCTAAAGCCAACGAGCACAGCCTGGCCTATCTTGGTCAGGCTCGTCAGTTCCGCGAACAGGGGCGCTATGAACTTGCGCGGCAGCGCTATCTCCAGGCCCTTTCCATCTGTGCCGACGACCAGACCCTTGGTATTATAAAGAGGGAGCTGGACGGCGTTGAACTGCTTTTGCGCACCATGCGCTGAGGATCGACATGAACCGTTTTTTCATTACCATTCTTGTGCTTGCGGCCCTGCTCTTTCCGCTCACGGCGGCGGCAGCCGGAAACGTGCCCACTGCTGCCGTAAGCATTGCCAAGCAGCTTGACGAACAGATCATGATGCGCTTTTCGGGCGATAGTCAGGACATGAGCCGCAAAGACCGCGAAGCCCTTGCCCGCGCCCGCATCATGATCATGGGCACCACCCCGGTCAACATCAACAATCTGGACGAAGCCTCGCCCTTGGCGCGCCAGATGACGGAAGAAATCTCCCGCTGGCTCATCAGTGCGGGCTACCGCTTTCAGGAACTGCGCAAGGGGCGCGATATCCGCTTTGACAAACTCAAGGGCGAATTTATCCTGACGCGCGACGTGCGCCAGCTTGCCAGCCCCAGCGGCACCAGTCAGGCCATACTGGCGGGCACCTATGTGACTACCAGCGAACAGGTGCGCTTCAGCATCCGGCTTATCCACACCTCAAGCAATGAGGTGCTGGCCATGGGCACGGCCACTGTGCCCATTACGGACGACCTGCGGCCCCTCGTGCGCGAGGCCCGGCCCGGCGACGGGCTTGCGCCCTCGGTGAGCACACGGCTTCAGTAGCGTCCTTGCCTCATACGCGCTTTGCGTCTATAACATGCCCGCGCCTGTCTGCTTGACGGCGCGGGTTGCCTTTGCGGCAGCCGCTGTTTTCAATAATTCCGCCGTGCCCGCCGGGGCAATAGCGTAACGATCCGTGAACCCGGGCCGCTGATTTTGCTGGCGGCCAATCCCGCGCGGGCACGCCGCCCACTGCGGGCTATACGCCTTTTTGCGCGCAGCAAGGAGACAACATGTCGCTCAGTATTGGTATTGTGGGCCTGCCCAACGTTGGCAAATCCACCCTTTTCAACGCCCTGACCAAGGCCCAGAATGCCCAGGCCGCCAACTACCCCTTCTGCACCATTGAACCCAACAAGGCCACGGTGGCTGTGCCGGACAAGCGGGTGGACGCCCTGACCGCCAAGGCCAAGCCCAAGAAGACCATTTACGCCAGTGTTGATTTTATCGACATTGCAGGTCTGGTACGCGGCGCAAGCAAGGGTGAAGGGCTGGGCAACCAGTTTTTGGGCAACATTCGCGAATGCGCGGCCATTGTGCATGTGGTGCGCTGCTTTGAGGATGAAAATATCACCCACGTGGACGGCGGCGTTGATCCCCTGCGCGATGTGGACACCATTGAAACAGAACTGCTGCTGGCCGACCTGCAAAGCGTTGAAAAACGCCTGGACAAGCTGCAAAAGCTTGCCAAGTTTGACAAAAATGCCAAGACATCCGCAGAAATCATGCAGACCCTGCTGGCTCAGCTCAACGACGGCAAGCCCGCGCGGGGATTTGACCTGCCTGATAACGAGAGCTTTTTGACCACATGGCGCGAACTTGGCCTGCTCACGGCCAAGCCCGTTATTTACTGCGCCAATGTGGATGAAGCCGCCGTTGCCGAGGGCAATGAATTTTCCGCCAAACTTGAAGCCTTTGCCAAGGAACGCCAGTCCGGCTTTGCGCGCATTTGCGCCAAGCTTGAAGAAGAACTGCAAGGCCTGCCCGATGAGGAACAGGCGGAACTGCTCTCCTCCTACGGCATTGATGAAAGCGGCCTTGTACGCATCATCCACACCGGCTACGCCACCCTTGGCCTGTATAGCTACTTTACGGCCGGGCCGGACGAAGTCCGCGCCTGGACCATCCATAAGGGCTGGAAGGCCCCGCAGGCCGCTGGCGTCATCCATACCGACTTTGAGCGCGGCTTTATCCGGGCCGAAGTAATCTCTTACGCCGACTACATGAGCCACGAAAGCGAAGCGGCTTGCCGCGCCGATGGCGTCTTGCGCGTGGAAGGCAAGGAATACGTGGTCAACGACGGCGACGTCATGCACTTCCTGTTCAACGTATAGTTTTTACCGCATATAAAAAGCTTAAAGGCTCTGTTCCTGTGGAACAGAGCCTTTTTTATGACAAAAGCCGCCCGGAGCATCGGCTCCGGGCGGCTTCAACCATTTCAAACTATCTACTGAGCATTTTTACAAGGGGCTGTTAACACCAGGAGTAATTTGTTCCCCGCCAAAGAAGGAAGCAAAAGAATCAAAGTGTTACCAGGCTCTAGTCGGCGCGGCGGCCAATGCAGAAGTACGCAAACCCACGCTGCGCCATGAAGTTGGGCGAGTACAGGTTGCGGCCGTCAAACAGCAGGGGGGCGGTCAGCAGGCCCTTGATTTTGTCAAAATCGGGGTTGCGGAACTGGTTCCATTCCGTAACCACCAGCAGGCCCTGAGCGCCTTCGCATGCGCCGTACTGGCTGTCCACAATTTCAACCAGCTTATTATCTTTGAATATTTCGCGGGCATTGTCGGCAGCAACCGGGTCAAAGGCGCGAACCTTCATGCCAGCGGCGGTAAGCTCGTTGACAATGCTGATGGCAGCGGCTTCGCGCATGTCGTCGGTATTGGCCTTGAAGGCCAGCCCCCACAGCGCAAGGGTTTTGCCCTTCACGCCGCCCTGCGGAGCAAAATATTCCATGATGCGGCCAGCCATGTGCTTTTTCTGCCGGGCGTTGACGTCTTCCACAGCGTTGAGCAGCTTGGGTTCCACGCCAGCCTTTTCAGCGGTGTGGATGAGCGCCTTCACGTCCTTGGGGAAGCACGAACCGCCGTAACCCACGCCGGGGTAGATGAACTGGTAGCCAATGCGGGTGTCTGAGCCGATGCCGGTGCGCACATCGCGCACATCCGCGCCCACTTTTTCGCAAATGGTGGCGATTTCGTTGATAAAGGAAATCTTGGTGGCAAGCATGCAGTTGGCCGCGTACTTGGTCATTTCTGCGCTGCGCACGCCCATGACGATGATCTTGTCGCGGGTGCGGGCAAAGGGCGAATACAGTTCGCGCATCAGCGAAGCGGCGCGTTCGGAATCCGTACCAAGCACAACGCGGTCGGGCTTCATGAAGTCGGAGATGGCGTCGCCTTCCTTGAGGAACTCGGGGTTGGAAACCACGTCCACCTTGTAGGACACGCCGCGCGTTGCAAGCTCTTTTTCCACGAGCGCGCGCACTTCGTCAGCGGTGCCCACGGGAACCGTGGACTTGTCCACGACCACGAGGTCGTTCTGCATGTGGCGGCCAATTTCGCCAGCCACCTGACGCACATAGCTCAGATCGCACGAGCCATCGGGCTGGGGCGGGGTGCCAACGCAGATAAAGGCGCAGTCGGCATCCGCAATGCCATCTTCAAGACGGGTAGTAAACTTGAGGCGGCCATCAGTACGGCTGTGGCGAACCATGGGTTCAAGACCGGGTTCAAAAATATGCACGGAACCGGCATTGAGCTTTTCCACCACAGCCGGGTTAACATCCACGCAGGTCACGGTATTACCCATTTCAGCAAAGCACGCGGCGCTGACCAAGCCAACATAGCCGGTCCCGATAATGCACAACTTCATACAAAATTTCTCCGTACGTTCCCGCAGCCAGCGCGCTTGACGTTACAGCGGGGAACGGGTCAGAATAGTTTAGGTTGAAAGCGAACCAATACGCTAATTTTTTTTAATGGGCAACAGCCCTATTTGCAGTACATTCCGCCCGTACTGCATATGGTGGATAACTGATGATCATAGGCATTGGGACTGACATTACGGAACTGGCACGCATCAAGGCAAGTTACGACAGGTTTGGAGAGCGCTTTTTGCAAAAGATCCTTACCCCCGATGAACTGAAACTCGTGCCGGAGAATCCCATCACCTACATTTCCGGTCGGTTTGCCGCCAAAGAGGCTGCGGTCAAGGCGCTTGGCACTGGCTTTAACGAGGGGATCGGCCCTCTCCATATAGAGGTGCTGCGCGGCCCTGCGGGGCAACCCCAACTCCATTTGCACGGCCCTGCGCTTGCGCGGGCTAAAACTATGGGCATGCGCGCCGCCCACATTTCCATAAGTCATGACCGCAATGCCGCTGTGGCGGTTGTGGTGCTGGAGGCATAAGCATGCCCACTTCATTTGACGATCTGTTCCCTCCCCTGCCCCTGCCTGCTGAAATGCACCAGTGGGATGCGGAAGCCATGGCCCTTGGCCTGCCGGAAGAACTGCTGATGGAAAATGCCGCCAGAGCGGCCTTTGACGTCCTGCACAAATACCAGCCACGGCTGGCGGGTCTGCGCGTCTGGCTGCTTATGGGCAGCGGCAACAACGGCGGCGATGCCGCATGCCTTGCGCGGCATTTGCTAGATGCGGGCGCGGAACCGCTGGTGCTGCACGCGCGGCCTCTCGCCTCCTGCAAGGGGGCCTGCGGCAAGCATGTGCGCATTGCCAGAGCCGCAGGCGTTACCTTTGAACGCTGCCGCCCGGCGGTCTTCCAACGGGCGGAACTCCCCCACATTCTTGTGGACGGCCTGTTGGGTACAGGTTTCAGCGGTCAACTGCGACCGGATGCGCTGGAGCTTGTGCGCGCGGTCAATTCCCTGCAAAGCCGTCCCTTTGTGCTGGCGCTCGATATTCCATCTGGCCTCGACGGACGCACCGGCCTGCCCATGCCGGAAGCAGTGCGTGCCACGGCCACAGTCAGCTTTGCGGCCGCAAAGCCGGGGCTGGCCTTGCCCGAGGCGCGCCCCTGGACGGGCGCACTGCACGTGCGCAGCATTGGCATTCCCCTTGCCGCACGGCGCAAGGCTCCCTGCTCTTTTTACGTCGCTGACGGGCATTGCCTCGCCCCACTTGCGGCGATTCAGCCCGGAGGCTTCAAAAACTCATACGGGCATGTGCTGGTGGTTGGTGGCGCGCCCGGTCTTGGCGGAGCGGCGCATCTTGCCGCCCGCGCGGCCCTGCGCGCAGGCGCAGGCC is drawn from Desulfovibrio sp. and contains these coding sequences:
- a CDS encoding proline--tRNA ligase is translated as MRFSNCYIPTLKESPADAEVISHKLLLRAGMVRRLTSGMYTYLPLGLKVIEKISRVVREEMAVAYFEELLMPMVQPADLWKESGRWEHYGKELLRFKDRNEREYCLGPTHEEVITDLVRGEVRSYRQLPVRLYQIQTKFRDEIRPRFGLMRGREFIMKDGYSFDATEEGAQQNYWACHAAYKRIFQRLGLKFRPVEADSGSIGGNFSHEFMVLAETGEDTIAFCHHCDYAANVERAEVVWNGKPCTETCAPAEKVATPNAHTVEEVAALLGVPATSVVKTMLFKVDGKPVAVLVRGDREVNDIKLKNLLSAQDVLMADAATVQQITKAPVGFAGPVGLEIPVYADAELQGATDYVVGANAGDAHLVHVDLKRDATVTAWADLRAITPEDTCPRCGGRIELTRGIEVGHVFMLGRKYSDAMHAAFLDENGKEQIMIMGCYGIGVSRVAAAAIEQNNDEHGIVFPPPLAPYDCILLNLDPRNDEVNAKVEQIYAMLKDMGVDVLMDDRDERPGVKFKDADLLGIPMQLVVGGKGLAKGIVECKDRRSGEKGELPADAMAEAFSAWAAKVREGWAQQQG
- the ispG gene encoding flavodoxin-dependent (E)-4-hydroxy-3-methylbut-2-enyl-diphosphate synthase codes for the protein MQKHTTRAIRLGGLSIGGGAPVMVQSMTNTDTRDAEATLAQIARLEARGCEAVRVAVPDEAAVAALPAIRAGTRLPLIADIHFDYRLAVASLEAGLEGLRINPGNIGPKEHVDRVVDAAKAHGAVIRVGVNSGSVEKRLLQQYGGPCPEALVESALTHVRMLEARGFYDTKISLKSSSVLDTIASYRKLAEACDYPLHIGVTEAGGLMRGTVKSAVGLGILLHEGIGDTLRVSLTADPVEEVTVAWEILRALGLRSRGPEIISCPTCGRTEIDLFSLARAVEDRLATSKADIKVAVMGCVVNGPGEAREADLGVAGGRDKGIIFRKGEVIRSVKGQEALLAAFMEELQQLLNEKESQ
- a CDS encoding FlgO family outer membrane protein, with the translated sequence MPRLLMLCALLLPLFSGCSKSGPSALSPGYTDAVELKLKSRELAEQMLATMPNDAIQGFVAMPTAFVNQNNTSQSSPMGRLMAESLFYEFNQRGFPTREYRLNGAINVQGGRDDLALAANQMVSTTGQKWAALVVGTYYVDKDATFINARLVRASDGLVMRTGQLVLVNTPIVTRMAEADAPPPVKATASSSSAPAKPAPTSLYTPASSISSGTLVIKQGR
- a CDS encoding FlgO family outer membrane protein; amino-acid sequence: MNRFFITILVLAALLFPLTAAAAGNVPTAAVSIAKQLDEQIMMRFSGDSQDMSRKDREALARARIMIMGTTPVNINNLDEASPLARQMTEEISRWLISAGYRFQELRKGRDIRFDKLKGEFILTRDVRQLASPSGTSQAILAGTYVTTSEQVRFSIRLIHTSSNEVLAMGTATVPITDDLRPLVREARPGDGLAPSVSTRLQ
- the ychF gene encoding redox-regulated ATPase YchF, with protein sequence MSLSIGIVGLPNVGKSTLFNALTKAQNAQAANYPFCTIEPNKATVAVPDKRVDALTAKAKPKKTIYASVDFIDIAGLVRGASKGEGLGNQFLGNIRECAAIVHVVRCFEDENITHVDGGVDPLRDVDTIETELLLADLQSVEKRLDKLQKLAKFDKNAKTSAEIMQTLLAQLNDGKPARGFDLPDNESFLTTWRELGLLTAKPVIYCANVDEAAVAEGNEFSAKLEAFAKERQSGFARICAKLEEELQGLPDEEQAELLSSYGIDESGLVRIIHTGYATLGLYSYFTAGPDEVRAWTIHKGWKAPQAAGVIHTDFERGFIRAEVISYADYMSHESEAACRADGVLRVEGKEYVVNDGDVMHFLFNV
- a CDS encoding UDP-glucose/GDP-mannose dehydrogenase family protein: MKLCIIGTGYVGLVSAACFAEMGNTVTCVDVNPAVVEKLNAGSVHIFEPGLEPMVRHSRTDGRLKFTTRLEDGIADADCAFICVGTPPQPDGSCDLSYVRQVAGEIGRHMQNDLVVVDKSTVPVGTADEVRALVEKELATRGVSYKVDVVSNPEFLKEGDAISDFMKPDRVVLGTDSERAASLMRELYSPFARTRDKIIVMGVRSAEMTKYAANCMLATKISFINEIATICEKVGADVRDVRTGIGSDTRIGYQFIYPGVGYGGSCFPKDVKALIHTAEKAGVEPKLLNAVEDVNARQKKHMAGRIMEYFAPQGGVKGKTLALWGLAFKANTDDMREAAAISIVNELTAAGMKVRAFDPVAADNAREIFKDNKLVEIVDSQYGACEGAQGLLVVTEWNQFRNPDFDKIKGLLTAPLLFDGRNLYSPNFMAQRGFAYFCIGRRAD
- a CDS encoding holo-[acyl-carrier-protein] synthase — translated: MIIGIGTDITELARIKASYDRFGERFLQKILTPDELKLVPENPITYISGRFAAKEAAVKALGTGFNEGIGPLHIEVLRGPAGQPQLHLHGPALARAKTMGMRAAHISISHDRNAAVAVVVLEA
- a CDS encoding NAD(P)H-hydrate dehydratase, whose translation is MPTSFDDLFPPLPLPAEMHQWDAEAMALGLPEELLMENAARAAFDVLHKYQPRLAGLRVWLLMGSGNNGGDAACLARHLLDAGAEPLVLHARPLASCKGACGKHVRIARAAGVTFERCRPAVFQRAELPHILVDGLLGTGFSGQLRPDALELVRAVNSLQSRPFVLALDIPSGLDGRTGLPMPEAVRATATVSFAAAKPGLALPEARPWTGALHVRSIGIPLAARRKAPCSFYVADGHCLAPLAAIQPGGFKNSYGHVLVVGGAPGLGGAAHLAARAALRAGAGLVTAAAPGAGIADIKNGWPEIMTLPLGESERQWPARLPQNFMELAQRCAALVVGPGMGRAQDAAAFVEALLALDHRPPTVFDADALVLLAGRQGLLDRITADDILTPHPGEAATLLGCSAADVQADRQGALERLRGLCRGVIILKGAASLIGQAEAPTLLCPYDVPQLAVGGSGDVLAGCAGGLLARMLPGMQTAKEQAQVHNNTANQTLTSSHILAGQAAALHALAGKSLAEQWPLRGNTPSAVADALPQTLSVCMAASESKDDILPWPR